The DNA segment CCAGCCAGCACCCTCTGATGGTATGGCATAAAACTGTCTCAGTAGCTCCTAACAGTCCTATTCTTACTGCCCATGTGAGTCTGTAATATTCACTTCAACTCTCATGCATTTAGGTTTACTTTCTCGTTCATCACTCTGTACATCTTTCTATGCAGTTAGTCATAGTTTATCTTGTACTTAGTTCATCAGATAACAGATCACAATCTTAAATTGCCTAAGAAGATCTCTCCACCCACTGTCCACTGTCGGGATGCCTCTCTTTGCTGTCACTGTCTAGGTAAATACAGCAGATATGTGATAATCAGAGTCCATCAAGCTTAATTCTGGTAGACACCAAGCCTAGACATGCCCAAGGAATCTGAAGCATATGGTTGTGAAATAcaatctatatttttataataaatataaaggagaAATAGCTGAAACATGTTGACACGCCTTCTTGTGCCAATCGGAGATTTGATAAATCATTTTAGCTTCTATTTAAGGACAGAGTTTCTTGTGTGTAGCAATGCTTAGACATACACAGGCATCACAACCACACTAAAAGATGTTATATTTGACTTAAAAGCAGACAGGACGTTAAAGacacatttatgatttttatcaAGGTTATCAATGTAGCTAAGTAAATAGTTAGCTATATTCATGTGAGCTAAAGtgaactgattttaaatgacTAAATAAGAGTGCAAgtgttgtttaataaaaatgaccTTCTTGCAGTTAATTCTAAACTTCACTGGTTTACTTCTACTCAACTCTAAAATAAAGCCTCGCCACTTTCTTGTCTATTTCGGACCATGACATTTTTCtctaaaattataattttaaaatttgcGCTAGCTAGTTAACTTGTTTAGTGTTCTTGAGCACATTatcaaaatatgattttttgTCAAGGGTCTTTGTACAACACcaagaaaaaaatcatgattcgctcattttcaataaaatacataaaagtcAGTACAACAACCAAGATACCAATAGCTTTGTGTGATTCCCTGCTGTAAATCCAAGTCAGGAATATACCTTGGATATGTTGTCCATTACAGGGATACatacacattcatttattcattagcATAATTGGGACAATTAAACAGTTAAGCAACTGACTACTTGCATGTTAAATCtagattaaaaatgtatctctttagtcaggcatacacataatacatcccataatattgtgcgcTAATACATCTGacaaaatgcacattatcatctagtgcttgctaatattatgaacagcagctacagtatgctaattcctctccactgcttctctctttctacccatcccgagacatacagaaattgtaccagctcagaCTGTCTTCGTGCCATGGAGATTTtagaccttcactgagatgaggccaaccatgtgaggttcccgaggcatctagagatttaccagctccagttgaactgttcttcatgaagtattcaaacatactaagaggagatgccaactccatatggtctttgaggacagactgtcagactgtatattttcacactgaaatgaagatgggttcccctttcagtctggctcctctcaaggtttcttcctttccatccaagggagtttttccttaccacagTCGCCTGAGTCACcgcagacttgctcattggggataaatacaaacacatttaaatatgtctaatattaatcttgaatttttgtattatattactctttatattaaccttttgttttaggtttatgttctgtaaagccgctttgggACAATGTCCACTCTtaaaagcgctttacaaataaatttaaatttacattcgAATTTGAACATACAGTTTAATGtaattgaaaataaatctacatatgaacagttttaaaatatattctattTGGTTTACTGGCTTGCTTATAAGATTAATACATTTAGTAGATTACTGTAGAATCTAATTACGGCTGGCAGAGGTACAGCAGACACCACTCTGGTTTGATCCTGGGCtctggttactgtctgtgtggagtttggcTTGTTCTGTATCTTCTCCCCAACTCTGCATGGGTTTCCCACAACTGTCAAactgcccctaggtgtgaacgTGTGTATTCCCATTTAGAACAGTGTTCCTAGGATAAAGCAGTTGCTgaagataaattaaataattactgcttgaatacagtatatacctttACAATAAGAAGAACTAAttgtatattatgtgtgtatatataatcttTAAGCTATGCTCAAAAAAATGgaataatcatttatataaaatgatgtTTATATAAAGTGCTAGTTTATATAAAGTGCTGGggtacttttatttattcactccaACCTAAAAATCTAaagaacaaagaagaaaaacatgtccatgcttttttattattattattatttatttttattattttgtatgttaGTTCATCTCCACCttacatttgtttcttttttttttttttttttcaggaccaTGATGTTTGCATCTGAGGTCTATTTATGCTCCAGAGCAGCTATGCAACTGCATATAGCGCAGGTGCATGTTATAGCCCATTACAAGGGAGCAATCATCGCTCACCGACGTGTGTTATGACCGTCGATCTGATTCGGATCTGAATTaaggagaaaagagaaggagagagagaaagcaacgCTGACGATGATGAGCAGAGACGTGCGCTGCATGCAAAAGCACAACGCGGCCATTGATTATCACTGAAATGAGAGCGTAGCATCAATGGGTCTCTCCACGGAGGACGCACGACTAAAAACATACCACAGCCTTGGGTATGGCACTACAGATAAAGAAGATCCATCTCTTCTTATGAGGGTGACAATGGCAAGGTAGAAAACTAATAATTCCACGGGGTTTTAAAAGATTTGGATTGCGACCGGAGCGACAGCTTCTTTGTGTCCAGACAATCCGCGCTTGGCTTAACAATGGGATTTTGACAGCTGTGCTTTCCAGCTGTTTTATCACCgctgtgaaggaaaaaaaaacggctCACAGATTGACCAACGTGCCATTAGGTCAGTAAGCTGTGTCGAAGAAATATTAAGGAGAATATGAAACAAGTAGCTGTCATGTTGTGGCACTGAATTCATTGGTGATTTATGCTCTAACAGATCTGATCTAAGAATGTAAGTCGGATTTGGTTATCCATATTGAATgtacattgtaaaaaaaaaaaaaaagctgaataaaTGCTGATTCTGTGATAACAAGGTCTGTCATGCTGTTGAATATAGACATTCCGTGCACTTCCATTGTATATAATCTCCTAGGTGAAGACTGATACAGCGGAAAGCCTTGTACAGCTTGTCAGATGATGTTGCTGGGGTGTTAAAGGCTGCCACATGCATCATCACCCACTTAATCAGCATCACCATGCCCACAATGCAGGATCCTAGCATGAATTATAGCTTGAGTGCAGTGCCCTGGGACCCTGGTGCCTTCCAGCCACCATCGTTGACAAACAGTGCTGTGAAGATGGTGGCCATATCAGCTATTGTGTGCATGTCTCTCTTTGGCAATGTGGTGGTACTGCTGGTGTTTCAAAGAAAGCCACAGCTTCTGCATGTGGCCAATCGCTTCGTGCTCAACCTGCTGCTAGCTGATCTGCTACAAACTGTGCTTGTCATGCCATTTGTTATTGCTGCCACTGTACCTGAGGTCTGGCCACTGGACATCCATCTGTGTCAAGCCCTTGTGGTGCTTATGCACCTTTTTGCTTTTACTGGTGTAAACACTATTATTGTCGTGTCAGTGGATCGCTACCTGGCCATTATCCACCCACTGTCATATCCAACACGCATGACGCCTCACCTGGGCACTAACCTGATTGCGCTTACCTGGCTGGTGAGCTTGCTGCAGAGCACCCCACCTCTCTATGGCTGGGGAGCTATCGATTTTGACCGACACCACAATGCCTGCACCATGGTATGGTCCTCCAGCCATTCATACTCAGCGCTGGTGGCTACTCTTTCCTTCTGGCTGCCTGTGGCCATCATGCTTGGCTGCTACTGGATGGTGTTTAGAGCAGCCCGGCGGCAGAATGCTTTGGTGCACCCTGTTCAGACAAATCACCCTCCAGACTCAGGCTCCAGTCCCCACaggcagcagcaacagcaacaagaaGGCTCCTTTTCAGCCACAAATCCTGCCAGGAACAGACACAGACGCTTCCATTATCACTGCAAGGCAGCACGGGTGGTTTTTGTCATCATGGCCTCCTATGTGTTCAGTATGGGCCCATACAGTGTTTTAAGCACCATTTCCATACGTTCCCGCACTGCTGTGCCACCATGGCTGGCCTCAATGGCACTGGTCCTCTTTTTCCTACAGTGCTGTCTGCACCCATACATTTATGGCTATATGCACCGTAGTGTGCGCAAGGAGTTCTTGGCGCTGCTTTGCGGGCCACGATGTGGACAGACCCGTCCAGGGCGAGCTTCGGCTGTGGACAGCTGCTTCACAGTGACAGATGGGCGGTCAGCACAGATGCATATCCCTAGCCACATGATCCGCATATGTTCCCTTCAGACTTGGGAGGAAGGGACAACATCATCTTCACCTATAGCCCGGAGGTCTAAGGAGAGCCACAAAGAGACGACGTCTGTTAGCTTGAGCCCTGAGAGGGATTTTACTCTTCATAGCACCAAGTGATGtgaatgttttgtgtttgtaatccTCTTGAGGAAAACGAATACATCAATTTGCATGAAAGAGTCAAAAGTAATTAGTCCAGGTGACTAGCTTTGTCTTAAACATGTCTGATTGCTAATCCAGTAGGTTTCATCAGTCTAACCCTGATATACTGCTAGACTTTTAAAATGGCTTAGGTGACTGAAAACCTTTATAGACACTGACAGTGGTTAGTAGTTATTATTTGTCAGTTtcttaaaagagaaaaaaaaaaaaactaaaacaaaaactgaaatacacaaaaaaactcATTTATCTCTATTAGCTCCTACGTCGTTTCAACTGGTGGttgcacatttaaaaaatgcttttctGATGTTCTTGATGCAGGAAATAGTTAATATAGTATTTGATATTGAATGGCCTGTTAATAGTGAACTATAATGAAGTTAAAGGTATGTTAAATGTAGTATATTTTTACTACTTTTTGGTATAGTGGGGATTTACATGTATGCCATTTTGTGATGCTATGTGCAATATTTGTAAGTTCAACCAAAACATACGTATTTTGAGTCCAAATATTTGTCAGAGACAGGTAGAAGCCTTGAAGTTTAAATATTAGCGTGACATAAATTTTGTTGTGGTGCCTCAAATGCATGGCTGGAGAAacactttcattaaaaaaaaaaaaaaggcagatcaTCAAAAGAAGCAGACATCAAAATTACAGGTACTGTAAGCAACAAGCAAAATTTTGACagcatttattaacatttgAAAAGTAAACAATGCTGGAGGTTTTACACTTTTAATCAATCTTTATAAAGACATATAATAATCTTTTAAGCAATTACACTTTAGCTAGAAGAATGACTTTATGTGGAAATTTTTGTGTTTCTCATGAGAGTATCCAGCCTCTTGAggtatagtacagtgtgtgtagttttacTTCTTGGCCACCTGTCTACTCTTTAGCGCTGTATACAATCTCACTAGCCTTAAGAGAAACATAATTAAATCTGTATATCCACCAAATGTTCAGAGTATAGACCATCCATTGGAGGTGGACCACAGCAGGATGAGCAACCTCTTGCACATCTGTAttcagttttttccccctcataaTACACTCATAGGGCTGCACGATATAGTCTATGCCGTTTTAAATTCTCACAGCATGTTTCACgagtgtatttatttgtaggtTACAGAAGCAAGTACCACGATACTGATTAACAAACACTATATTGTGCAGTCCTACTTAACAAGTGACAAAGTCCAGAGCAATATTTGTCATGCTAAGCGATGAAACTGGGAGAACAAAACACTTATAGACATTCACTACTGGctagtgaaataaaacactggaAATATGTCCTTCTTTATAGAAACACTAACAAAGAAAAGTctatattattagttttttaattGTCTGACATGTTTgtctagatttgtaaagttttatagccttgtttgttttcttttggtaTGCGTCATCTACCACACCATTAAACTTTCAGTCTCAGACAATATGGACTAATAAAGATGTAATGaaggtgtgttttttaaaacagGTTGCAATTGAAATCTTGATTTATTAACATAGTTCAGCAGCCCCCTGTCTTGGGACACTTTACattgcatttattaatttatttttgtttaattttccaGTGCACATGATACAGCTTACGATCTTCAAAATGCTgggaatgaagaaaaaaattaaataaagttaataacCTGAGGTGTTAAAGCTAACGGAAATTGTATCtattatgattataattattattattatcatcatcatcatcatcatcatattacCTATTCTTCTAGACTGGTTTGGAGATATGAATTGTTACACATCTATAGGTTTCCAACAAGGTCTTTTTGTCTCAAAGTCTCAACCACCATTCTTCTCCAGTAAATCCATCGCTTAATGAGTAAACAATCAAGATCCTTATAATGCAAGGTGTTTTTGTAAAACTTGTACTTATATTAAGAACAGAATTGTTCCAAACCATGTTGATAAATATTGTAAtgatttgtattgtgttttatgtttgtttcatgatttttttttttaaagagattttAGGAATCTTTAAGTATACCTCACATGATTTTCTAAAGCTCAGTAGCAGCTGTGAGCATTCCAATTAAAACTGAATTGTTATTGCTCTAACGTCAATCTCTGTCAATTATTAAATCagttcctttctttgttttacatAAAATTCAGTGGATGAGAGCCATAAAAATTAAAAGATACCTTAACAGTCATTTTAATATCTAATTATTAGTCATGTTATAAACAACCCTTCGGAAATtctataggatttttttttttacatttcttttttatttacagacctTTTCACTTTAGAActattttataaaacagaaataaacttaACAATGGGGTTCATGTTTTACCATTCAAATTATAAAACATCAATAtagctttatataaaaaaaaagaaaaaagaaacatatttgGAGACCAATATAAaaccataatatatataagatattCAATATAAGAAATCTAAATGTCTGTTCTGAATGAGAAGCAATTTGTGCTTAAGGTTCAGGTAGCAGATAATCTTCCATACAGATTCATTTGATCACAATCGGTGTTCCTTCACACTTTCAGTTTCTACACAGTCCACCACCTTCGTTGACAAGTAAATCATTTCACAGGCAAATAGTTGCCAGCTTGTCAATCACATTCATAACATTCAAACCTGTTAATTGTGCAAACCAAATCAACCAAATTCCATACAGGAGAAACAGAATTATGACATTAGAACTAGTTTACAAGCAAAAAAAGGACAACTCTCCATCAACAGTCTGCCAAAGCTGAACACCACATTGTCCAGAAAGTCCAGTGCTGACATCTCCAAATTAGTCCACCTTCACCACACtgtagattttatttacaaaccAGAAACAGGCAAAAAAGCCAATGGTGCCTGTGGAAAGACAAGACAAATAAGACAAGCTGGAACTTCGTTTGTAAAATCATTCAAAGCAATGGAACaagaaatatattatttatgaaCATTCTGTACATAAACTCTTCCTGTACTACAAGAGCTCTTAGATATTTTCTAAAGATTACAttatcaatttttttaaaaatagctgAGTCAAGAGCacacatgacaaataaaatgaatgaatgtaaatataataaaatgaatatcaACTTTGGGAAGGAGAGATGTTTAACCcttcaataaaaacaaaagaataggCTCATTATAAATAGAGGAAGAGTTAGCACTATAATGCACTGCAACGTTTATTACGAAGAACGTTTCCCCATTTAGTTAGTTTCCAGTTCTCTATGAGCTTTACCATTTATGGTTGTCACTTAATATAAGTCAGCTGTGCCGTGATCAAGTTTGGTACCTTGAGTGATCGTCTTCTAGCAACAATTTCTTTTATCAACATTTCTAAATCTGCTGATATTtgaagttcagttcagtctaTGAATTTTGCAAGGCTCAATCAGACTTCATTCGACATACAAGGAGCGAGAGGAAGAAAATCGTGATCCACAGCTATTAGATGTCTGTACAGGTTTAATACATTCCACATATAGgaatgtgtgggtgtgttcaaCCTGGAACAGCAAGATCGTGCTGTTACCATGTCTGACCTCATCCACTTAGAAAATACATGCACCCAGGAAAGTGCAGTACACAAACAGGTTCTGTTTCTCTGTGAATTCCTGTTTTCATCTCTTAAAAGTTGAAGAAATTGTGTAAGTGCTTTATCCAGGGTTTCTGAAGCATCTATTagatgccatggcaacaaagATATCAGGCTCCTGGTTTATGAGATATTATGAAAACAGTGGTGCCAAATCTAAGACAATAATAGCAAAGCATTACAGAGTCCTACAATCATATGTGATCATATAGAGTTCCCTGTGTAATGGCCAATTGATTCAGTAATGACTGTAAATGCTCTAGGCCTCTATTATCTACACAAACTATCAGTGTTAAAGAAGAGCATTACCACATGAAAATGGAAACCATGAAGCAAGGATTCAGCTCATGGCTGAAGCTATTCAATAACAGGGAGGAGAGACTGAGAAAAAGGACTTAGGAAAGAAAAGGACATAATAAAATCAGCGTTTCCGGAAGATGGGAAGCAAAATAAGGTCAGCGGTCAGTGTGTCATTTATATACTATGTCGCCTTCTTGGATCAGAGCTGGTTTTCTTTATCCTCCTCCAACTGAGGGAAAAGCTGGGAAATATTAGATTAAAGGCAATGAGACTGGGCTACTGTGTTACACAAGAACACTAAAAAGGACTTGAAATATTTAGAAGCTTCTGTATTTACTCTCTCATAAACACCTATATACCATAGCATAATATGAAATGTAGGGTAAAGAAAATAGggggaagagagaaaagaagaagaagaagaagaaagaagaaaaattaaaaaaaaaggaggtggGATATCAAGCAATAGGCTTGTGTCCTGTTATTGTTAACTTGGTTACTACAGTAACAGCAAATTGTACAGTTATACATATTTTTGTGATGTCTGATGTCTCCCAGATCACACAAATATGAACAAACAGTATAATTCTAGTAAGGACAAGTGTTGCAGATACCAAGATAATGCACTTATTTAACCAGGGAAAAAAAGGGGAGGGaagcagagggaaaaaaaacacacacaaacatttctcatGTTACACAATTCACGCCGTCAACTTGCGTGTATTTGACACAATTTTCCATTGACTGGAAAAAAGCTTATACTTCTGGTTAGTAAATCATTAATGTTGTATTTAAGGCAACTCGACCCTTCTAGAACTCATACCCTAAACATTGGAGTACAGAGTGCATGGTGTAAGTAAGCAGTGTGTACCATGTCATCTGGGATACAGCTACAGTATTCAAACTAATGTCCACATTTCAACACTTTACTTTGAAACATGTTTAAATTTTGCATTTGCTCAAAGatttattctctcttttctaaaatcacaacaaacaccagcACAGTAGGAGGTGTGAGGTGATGAAAAAAGGTTTGACCATGGAACAAAGCAAATATCCACCAGAGTAAGCACACAAGTTATTAAGTGGTTCAAGCTTGACAGAAATGACAACAGGATACAGGATAGCAGGATACATATCCTCGTTCCTAATTGTCTACCAATATTGGCCACTGCGCAAcatattgacattatttccctTCACAGGCAGTGTAAACAGAGCAAACAGATTACATGCTGCTCTTTCCTGGATCTTTCTACCCAGAAATATGGCCATAATACCGCCGTCTGCTGCCAGACTGAAGGATTTAATTGATGGCTTTGATTACAGAACCGATAGTTATTTTAATAGTGTTAAACAATGACTAACTTGCGTGGTTAGAGCGCATTTACAAATTGCGTTACATTGTGTTATCAGTGAGGCATTTCAATGAAAGTCTGTTCACTCACCTGTGAAAAGGAAGAATATCAGAACCATTATCAAGGTGTAGCCAAAGTAAAGAATGGTGCTGGCAGCTCCTTGGATTTGAAGTTTGGTTAAGAAATAATGTATGGCATAGATGAAGAGATAAACTGCGGTGAATCCACTAGTGAGGAATGATCGCCACCACCAGTGATAATCctgtaaaaagaagaaaattcaGAGAAATCTGGCATCATTACGAGATATACGTTTCAATTtcatgtgtctttttttaatacagtaatGCAAGTGTGAAACAGACACATTTGAGAACAAGACCCATTTGCCTGGGTATCCATactgcacacactctctcacactcacactcacacacacatcacaatatAGATCTGCAAagaatttcaaatatttattccCTGTCATTCACATCATCACAgatattacaaataaattcatacaTTCCTGCTGCAGGCACAtgaattttaaacaatttatgaAGTACAAAGCCTACATCCTCACCTCAGCACACAAATGAAAGTAGCAGAGCAGAATGGTGGCTTCTGAGCATGTGATGAGGAGGATAATAAACACCAAGAACAGGAAGCCAAACATATAATACATCTGATGAGACCTGCAAGTACAGAATGTCAGAAAAGACTCAGTTTTTAATCTTACAGCACCAGTGGGGTGTATAAATCTTGAATAATTCATGAGACTGAATTATACCAGATGCTGTTGAGAATGAAGAAGAGCTGGATGAAAATGCAGCCGAAGGGCAGGATGCCACCCATGATGATGCCTGGAATAGGTTTGGTAAAAAAGGACTGCTCTGGGATTTGCCGTGGGATCTGGTTTGTTCGCACTGGCAATTCGATCACctgtaagaagaaaaaaaaaacaacaacaatatgaATGAATACAGAGTGAAATAGACTGGACCTGCAACACAGACAATACACAGGCTGGAACTTACAGTGATTAAAGAGAGAAACTCCTAACACATTACTAAAGACAAAATGGCATCTATCTTTTTTGGGGCTTAGTTCTAGGATTTTCTAGGACTACATTTCTACTGAATGTGAACAAATATCCATGCAAGGAAAAACAAGGGCCAAAATTCCAAGCCACTACAGGAAGTTTCAGTGATGCACAAtatagtattattttattagttgaAAAATGATACACAGAGGGAAACTGCATACGCTCAACACTATATATGCATTACCAGCGTTCCACCATGCATTCAGAGGTTAGAAATATAATGATGGAGGATTTACAAAACTTGGGAGGAGATGAGAGATTACTTAATTTATTTGGCaattaaagcaacaaacaaCCAGAGAATTTGGTCAGAACGtgactttcatttatttcagtattaaTTTTGCTGTCTGGCAATGAGCAAACTAACGTTCCATTAAActaaaaaacaagcaaagaccgttgaaaccagatatttacatacacttcagaaaaaaacacaaacttttatttctttactgtcatacattaaatcagagtaaaatttttctgttttaaatcaataaatattaacttattttttgcatttgttaaatgtcagaatcgagcgagggagaatttttatgtatttttattatcactttcATCAAAGTCAGAAGTATACATACACTTCCTTAGTATTTGGTGGAATTGCCCCGAAACAGTTTCACTTGGGCCAAACGTTTTGGGTATCCTTCCACAAGCTTTCTAAAAATAGTTTGCTGGAATTTTGGCTCACTCCTCTTGACAGAACTGGTCTAACTGGGTCAGGTTTGTAGGCCTTCTTGCTCGCACTCACCTTTTCAGTGCCGCCCACAAATTTTCTATGGGATTGAGATCAGGGCTTTGTGATGGCCACTCCAATACCTTGACTTTATTGTCCTTAAGCCACTTTGTAACTAATCTGGAGGTATGcttggggtcattgtccattTGGAAGACCCATTTGCACCCAAGCTTTAACTTCCTGGCTGAAGTCTTCAGATGTTGCTTTAATATATCcacataattttcttttctcatgaTGCCATCCATTTTGTAAAGTGCACCAGTCCCTTCTGCAGCAAAGAAACCCCACAACATTATACTACCACCCCCATACTTCACAGTTGGGATGGTGTTCTGAGGCTTCAAAGCTTCGGCCTTATTCCTCCAAATATACCGAACAGTTCAATTTTTgtttcatcagaccacaggacatgtctccagaaattaaatttttttccccatgtgcaGTTGGAAACAGTAGTCTGGCTTTTTTATGGTGGTTTTGAAGTAATGGCTTTCTCCTCCCAGAGTAACCTTTCAGCTCATGGCGGTACTGTATTCGTTTTACTGTGGATAATGACACTGTCTTATCAGTTTCAGCCAGCATCTTCACAAGATCTTTTGCTGTTGTCCTGGGGTTGATTCGCACATTTCGCACCAAAAAACGTTCCTCTCTGGGACTCAGAATCCGTCTCCTTCCTGAGCAGTATGATGGTTGTACATTCCCATATTTTGTACACTTGCGTATTATTGTCTGAATGGATGAACATGGGAACTTCAGGCATCTGGAAATTGCACCTAAGGATGAGCCACACTTGTGGAGGTCAACAATTCTTTTTCTGATGTCTTGGTGGATTTCTCTTAATTTTCATGATGTCAAAGAAAGAGGCTCTGTGTTTGAGGTGTTCCTTTATATGCATCTACAAGTGTGCCCCAATTAACTCAAATGGAATCAATTAACCTATCAGAAGCTTCTTAAGCTCCGAATGGATTAATCtggagttttttgttttgttttgttttaaaggcACAATAAACAGTGTATGTATACTTCTGACTTTGATGAAAGTGatgataaaaatacataaaaattctccctcgctcgattctgacatttaacaaatgcaaaaattgttaatatttattgatttaaaacagaaaaagttt comes from the Tachysurus fulvidraco isolate hzauxx_2018 chromosome 17, HZAU_PFXX_2.0, whole genome shotgun sequence genome and includes:
- the gpr101 gene encoding probable G-protein coupled receptor 101 is translated as MPTMQDPSMNYSLSAVPWDPGAFQPPSLTNSAVKMVAISAIVCMSLFGNVVVLLVFQRKPQLLHVANRFVLNLLLADLLQTVLVMPFVIAATVPEVWPLDIHLCQALVVLMHLFAFTGVNTIIVVSVDRYLAIIHPLSYPTRMTPHLGTNLIALTWLVSLLQSTPPLYGWGAIDFDRHHNACTMVWSSSHSYSALVATLSFWLPVAIMLGCYWMVFRAARRQNALVHPVQTNHPPDSGSSPHRQQQQQQEGSFSATNPARNRHRRFHYHCKAARVVFVIMASYVFSMGPYSVLSTISIRSRTAVPPWLASMALVLFFLQCCLHPYIYGYMHRSVRKEFLALLCGPRCGQTRPGRASAVDSCFTVTDGRSAQMHIPSHMIRICSLQTWEEGTTSSSPIARRSKESHKETTSVSLSPERDFTLHSTK